One window from the genome of Maylandia zebra isolate NMK-2024a linkage group LG18, Mzebra_GT3a, whole genome shotgun sequence encodes:
- the wrnip1 gene encoding ATPase WRNIP1, with the protein MANEKTAAAPDSVQCPVCLKDFTSATINGHLDICLLKGVTDSSPSTADESGPPVKKSRTGPEAIIKPAASSSSVASAQSPGMFSLFQSNRGKPPVQTERNGLFVGKQSPGSAASKGVKRLLNEEADLGAAGTETLRSQQPAPASSGQGLKTAKRLSPRTLLAVDKPLAEVLRPETLEEYFGQNKVVGEQSLFRPLLDSQEIPSLILWGPPGCGKTTLAHIIASTSKKKGTARFVTLSATSTSTNEVREVIKQAQNELRLCKRKTILFIDEIHRFNKSQQDTFLPHVECGTVTLIGATTENPSFQVNAALLSRCKVLVLEKLSVEAMGSILNRAVATLGIRIQGQDSTNPKYEDQTDGHRPKIYIQQKALDTMAYLCDGDARVGLNSLQLAVQAQMSKTNLLAPDDSPQEILVTEEHVKEGLQRSHILYDKAGEEHYNCISALHKSMRGSHENASLYWLGRMLEGGEDPLYVARRLVRFASEDVGMADPAALTQTVSAFQACHFIGMPECEVILAQCVVYLARAPKSVSIYKAYDNVKTCLRSHKGPLPPVPLHLRNAPTRLMKQLGYSKGYKYNPAFSDPVEQEYLPEELQGINFFTWKPSDS; encoded by the exons ATGGCGAACGAGAAGACAGCTGCAGCACCAGACTCGGTGCAATGTCCCGTTTGTCTTAAAGACTTCACGTCCGCCACAATCAACGGACATCTGGATATATGTCTGCTGAAAGGCGTTACCGACAGCAGCCCGTCCACAGCAGACGAGAGCGGACCTCCCGTAAAGAAATCCCGCACTGGTCCCGAGGCTATCATCAAACctgcagccagctcctcctccgTGGCCAGCGCGCAGTCACCGGGGATGTTTTCGCTGTTTCAGAGCAACAGGGGGAAACCTCCGGTCCAGACTGAACGGAACGGTTTGTTTGTCGGTAAACAAAGTCCTGGCAGTGCTGCCAGCAAGGGGGTGAAACGTTTACTGAACGAGGAGGCGGATCTTGGAGCGGCAGGTACAGAGACTTTGAGGAGTCAGCAGCCCGCGCCTGCATCCAGCGGGCAGGGCTTGAAAACGGCGAAACGTCTGTCACCGCGGACGTTGCTTGCAGTAGACAAACCTCTGGCGGAGGTGCTGAGACCAGAAACACTGGAGGAATACTTTGGGCAAAATAAAGTTGTAGGAGAGCAAAGTCTCTTCCGGCCACTTCTTGACTCCCAGGAAATACCGTCGCTGATCCTCTGGGGACCCCCGGGATGCGGAAAG ACCACTCTAGCCCACATCATTGCCAGCACCAGTAAGAAGAAGGGGACGGCTCGCTTTGTAACTCTGTCCGCCACCAGTACATCCACCAATGAGGTCAGAGAAGTGATAAAGCAAGCGCAAAACGAGCTCCGACTGTGCAAGAGGAAGACCATCCTGTTCATCGATGAAATTCACCGCTTCAATAAATCCCAACAG GACACCTTCCTTCCACATGTGGAGTGTGGCACAGTCACTTTGATTGGAGCGACCACTGAGAATCCATCCTTCCAGGTGAATGCTGCCCTACTGAGCAGGTGCAAGGTGCTGGTTCTGGAGAAGCTGTCTGTGGAGGCGATGGGCTCGATCCTGAACAGAGCTGTGGCCACACTTGGGATCAGAATCCAGGGACAAGATTCGACAAACCCCAAATATGAAGACCAAACAGATGGACACAG acCAAAGATTTACATTCAGCAAAAAGCCCTGGACACCATGGCCTACCTTTGTGATGGCGACGCAAGAGTCGGACTCAATAGTCTCCAGCTGGCTGTTCAGGCTCAGATGTCCAAAACAAACCTCTTAGCACCCGACGATTCTCCTCAAGAGATACTAGTGACAGAAGAGCATGTCAAAGAAGGTCTCCAAAGGTCCCACATTCTCTATGATAAAGCTG GTGAAGAGCATTACAACTGCATATCAGCGTTACATAAGTCTATGAGAGGCTCCCATGAGAATGCGTCTCTATACTGGCTGGGCCGTATGCTTGAGGGTGGCGAGGATCCACTCTACGTGGCTCGCAGATTGGTCCGCTTTGCCAGTGAAGATGTGG GTATGGCAGATCCCGCCGCTCTTACTCAGACTGTTTCTGCCTTCCAAGCCTGTCATTTCATTGGGATGCCTGAATGTGAG GTGATCCTCGCTCAGTGTGTGGTCTATCTGGCACGAGCACCCAAGTCTGTTTCGATCTACAAGGCCTATGATAATGTGAAGACCTGTTTGAGAAGCCACAAAGGTCCCCTGCCTCCCGTCCCCTTGCACCTCCGCAATGCCCCAACCAGGCTTATGAAACAGCTGGGATACTCGAAAGGCTACAAATACAACCCAGCCTTCAGCGACCCCGTAGAGCAGGAGTACTTACCTGAGGAGCTGCAAGGAATCAACTTCTTCACCTGGAAGCCCTCAGACTCATGA